The Niastella koreensis GR20-10 genome includes a window with the following:
- a CDS encoding T9SS type A sorting domain-containing protein codes for MSYRLLHTSFAACMLLVTIQVTAQQKQTIAYAITSSEKGNFNWTDVKQIDLTTGTVTRSIFDSKQTNFTVYNARTGAALKPATQNGVTVTTNATSPVASLAAACAYDQRHNRLYYAPLFINQLRYIDLDEKTPKIFYFDNEPFMQVTDAANEANHVTRMVIGADGDGYALSNDANHLMRFTTGKKPVITDLGALHDDVSNGEKSVHAKTTGWGGDMIADAAGNLYVISAYHHIYKVNLQTQVATWVAEIHGLPETYSTNGAVVDNEGYLIVSSANTAEGYYRVDMHSWTASRININGTVFNASDLANSNLAFPNDKPTVPLLNSRDLVRNGNISLYPNPVANNQVSVNFNGKESGRYTIQLLDLNGKILLEQIAVVNGIQGIPVLFKTGLAKGPYMIKVLSNSKKTVFTDKLLIQ; via the coding sequence ATGAGTTACCGACTTTTACACACTTCATTTGCAGCTTGTATGTTACTGGTTACCATTCAGGTTACCGCTCAGCAAAAACAAACAATAGCTTATGCTATAACCAGCTCAGAGAAAGGCAACTTTAACTGGACTGATGTTAAACAAATTGATCTGACAACCGGTACGGTTACCCGCTCCATCTTCGACAGTAAACAAACCAACTTTACGGTATACAATGCCCGAACAGGCGCCGCATTAAAACCTGCTACACAAAATGGCGTTACAGTAACAACCAATGCTACTTCGCCGGTGGCTTCTTTAGCAGCCGCCTGCGCCTACGATCAACGGCATAACCGCTTATACTATGCGCCGCTGTTCATAAATCAGCTTCGCTACATTGACCTGGATGAAAAGACGCCTAAAATATTTTATTTCGATAATGAACCCTTCATGCAGGTTACCGATGCGGCCAATGAAGCCAATCATGTTACCCGCATGGTAATTGGCGCCGATGGCGATGGGTATGCATTGAGCAACGATGCCAACCACCTGATGCGTTTTACTACCGGCAAAAAGCCGGTGATCACCGACCTGGGGGCCCTGCATGATGATGTATCGAACGGTGAAAAATCGGTGCACGCAAAAACAACCGGCTGGGGGGGAGATATGATTGCCGATGCCGCCGGCAATCTGTATGTGATCTCTGCCTATCATCATATATATAAGGTAAACCTGCAAACCCAGGTAGCTACCTGGGTTGCTGAAATACATGGGCTGCCGGAAACATATTCAACCAATGGCGCCGTGGTTGATAACGAGGGGTATTTAATTGTAAGCAGTGCCAATACCGCGGAAGGTTATTATAGAGTAGATATGCATTCCTGGACCGCCAGCCGCATCAATATAAATGGCACCGTGTTCAATGCAAGTGACCTGGCCAACAGTAACCTGGCTTTCCCCAACGATAAGCCAACTGTACCATTATTGAACAGCCGGGATCTTGTACGCAACGGGAATATCAGCCTGTATCCAAACCCCGTTGCAAACAACCAGGTGAGTGTAAATTTCAATGGTAAGGAATCCGGCCGGTACACCATTCAGCTGCTTGACCTGAATGGTAAAATATTGTTAGAACAAATAGCGGTAGTGAACGGGATCCAGGGTATACCTGTTTTGTTCAAGACCGGTTTGGCTAAAGGACCCTATATGATAAAAGTGTTAAGTAATAGTAAAAAAACTGTATTTACCGATAAGCTGCTCATTCAGTAA